One genomic window of Fusarium oxysporum f. sp. lycopersici 4287 supercont2.70 genomic scaffold, whole genome shotgun sequence includes the following:
- a CDS encoding uncharacterized protein (At least one base has a quality score < 10) — translation MSQPAPKRRGRPPRKVPQTEEERLASQRARSQRYYQRQHGQSVDSHRVAVGSQNAEFVYHYQPHPPALPSTTNPVIGLHLEPHLNIPTPLEQDVVAEPTCAGEADTDPTAASTSWNPPVWNHHENSRAARSSLDDTPEDNYNPLFEDSQIQLELISQRQDNTGDGYDAVIDRGEANSPQLEARDEELQDLVDKVQQLLITTPPDSEAIRRDSGDGLAGNTIESLVASGSAFLQGDARSSTPQSQGSARLSRRSDEAQGRSHATASATPSSQLRNTSMLDDWVRRPCTRSSDNSSNGVTSQAYDCNGFLLPSATGVQRFTREHSGFVDRSSATSPSSNSSPRGFGVEWIYHGLYSWNLRRRLEREDYLTTDDVLCGMRLAIELSGRRDVTTLARAIHLGEPQNNSIQLSQAEIEDIRRHDATILSIFRPGIEEGVGHWSLAIYQPARPHFLFCDSLGSRDDCYYSALRDIHDSVLPDSAPASICDVPITRQVNGWTCGVIVVECARRFLTAREQYCSEDLMIEDQPGILDWTQQEPYLSEMQDPDLREVGAISYWIEVISQYLGATTKSQCHLRRQQEE, via the exons ATGTCCCAACCCGCTCCAAAACGCCGAGGCCGCCCCCCGAGGAAAGTGCCACAAACGGAAGAGGAGCGGCTCGCCTCGCAACGCGCGCGATCACAACGATACTACCAACGACAACACGGACAATCTGTTGATTCCCACCGCGTCGCCGTTGGATCGCAGAATGCGGAGTTTGTGTATCATTACCAACCCCATCCACCTGCTCTACCATCGACTACGAACCCCGTTATTGGCCTCCACCTAGAGCCGCATCTTAACATACCAACACCTTTAGAGCAAGATGTAGTAGCCGAGCCCACTTGTGCGGGTGAGGCGGACACGGACCCAACAGCGGCATCAACGTCGTGGAATCCACCTGTCTGGAACCATCACGAGAATTCACGGGCCGCACGGTCGAGTTTAGATGATACACCCGAAGATAACTACAATCCGTTATTCGAGGACTCCCAAATACAACTCGAGCTTATATCACAACGACAAGACAATACAGGAGATGGCTACGACGCGGTCATTGACAGGGGCGAAGCCAATTCTCCGCAACTCGAAGCTCGAGACGAAGAGCTGCAGGATTTAGTTGACAAGGTCCAGCAGTTGCTCATCACGACGCCGCCAGACAGTGAGGCAATAAGGAGGGATAGTGGCGATGGTCTGGCAGGAA ATACGATCGAATCACTAGTAGCTTCCGGCTCAGCGTTTTTGCAGGGCGATGCGAGATCCTCGACTCCACAATCTCAAGGCTCTGCTCGGTTATCACGTAGATCTGATGAAGCCCAGGGACGAAGCCATGCGACAGCATCTGCAACGCCGTCATCGCAGTTACGAAATACAAGCATGTTGGATGATTGGGTACGGCGGCCTTGTACTCGCTCCTCAGACAACTCTTCCAATGGAGTAACTTCACAAGCTTATGACTGCAACGGATTTCTTCTACCGTCAGCCACGGGCGTGCAAAGGTTCACGCGGGAACACTCGGGCTTTGTCGATCGTTCTAGTGCCACATCGCCATCCTCTAATTCATCACCAAGAGGGTTTGGAGTAGAATGGATCTATCATGGGCTCTACTCGTGGAACCTCCGCCGTCGGCTGGAACGGGAAGACTACCTTACCACCGATGACGTTCTCTGCGGTATGCGGCTGGCCATTGAGCTGAGCGGCCGGCGGGACGTCACAACGCTCGCACGCGCCATTCATCTTGGTGAGCCTCAGAACAACTCTATCCAGCTGAGCCAGGCCGAGATCGAAGATATAAGACGGCATGACGCCACAATACTGTCGATCTTTCGTCCAGGTATCGAGGAGGGGGTCGGTCACTGGTCACTCGCCATCTATCAGCCAGCACGGCCGCATTTCTTATTCTGCGATTCACTTGGAAGTCGTGATGACTGCTACTATTCTGCGCTCCGAGACATCCACGACTCGGTACTTCCGGACTCTGCGCCCGCATCCATTTGCGATGTGCCGATCACTCGACAAGTAAATGGCTGGACATGCGGTGTCATAGTCGTGGAATGTGCCCGACGATTTCTGACCGCACGAGAGCAGTATTGTAGTGAGGATTTGATGATAGAAGATCAGCCCGGGATACTCGACTGGACACAGCAGGAGCCGTATTTGTCCGAGATGCAAGACCCAGACTTGCGAGAGGTTGGTGCTATATCGTACTGGATCGAGGTGATATCGCAATATTTGGGCGCAACAACAAAGTCACAGTGCCACCTCCGTCGGCAGCAGGAGGAGTAG